The Procambarus clarkii isolate CNS0578487 chromosome 7, FALCON_Pclarkii_2.0, whole genome shotgun sequence genome window below encodes:
- the LOC138357946 gene encoding putative per-hexamer repeat protein 5: MGSTISHGTGMGSTTTHGKGMDSTTAHGTGMGSKTAHGTNIGSTTSHGTGMGSTTAHGTGMGSTTAHGTSMGSTIPHGTGMGSHHHPRDGYGLHHLPRDGYGLHHPHGTGMGCTITHGTSMGSTTAHGTVMGATTTHGTDMGSTTTHGTDMDFTITHGTGMGSTTAHGTGMGSTITHGTGVGSTITHGTDMGSTTTHGMNIGSTITHGTGMGSTTAHGTGIGSTITHGTGMGSTITHGTDMGSTISHGTGMGSTTTHGTGMGSTITHGTGMGSTTIHGTGMGSITTHGMSIGSIINDSIKPWEQQVSRHAVTVVGG; the protein is encoded by the coding sequence atGGGCTCCACCATctcccacgggacgggtatgggctccaccaccacccacgggaagggtatggactccaccaccgcccacgggacgggtatgggctcCAAAACAGCCCACGGGACGAATATCGGCTCCACCACctcccacgggacgggtatgggctccaccaccgcccacgggacgggtatgggctccaccaccgcccacgggacgaGTATGGGCTCCACCATcccccacgggacgggtatgggctcccaccatcacccacgggacgggtatgggctccaccacctcccacgggacgggtatgggctccaccacccccacgggacgggtatgggttGCACCATCACCCACGGGACGAGTATGGGCTCCACCACTGCACACGGGACGGTTATgggcgccaccaccacccacgggacggatatgggctccaccaccacccacgggacggatATGGACTTCACTatcacccacgggacgggtatgggctccaccaccgcccatgggacgggtatgggctccaccatcACCCACGGGACGGGTGTGGGCTCCACCATCACCCACGGGACGGAtatgggctccaccaccacccacgggatgaatATCGGCTCCACCatcacccacgggacgggtatgggctccaccaccgcccatgggacgGGTATAGGCTCCACCatcacccacgggacgggtatgggctccaccatcACCCACGGGACGGATATGGGCTCCACCATctcccacgggacgggtatgggctccaccaccacccacgggacgggtatgggctccaccatcacccacgggacgggtatgggctccaccaccatccacgggacgggtatgggctccatcaccacccacgggatgagtatagggtccataaTAAATGACTCCATCAAGCCATGGGAGCAGCAGGTATCCCGTCATGCCGTTACGGTGGTTGGCGGGTGA